A window of Castanea sativa cultivar Marrone di Chiusa Pesio chromosome 1, ASM4071231v1 contains these coding sequences:
- the LOC142615294 gene encoding potassium transporter 8-like: MDLEGVIRSHPTKKDSWKTVLTLAYQSLGVVYGDLSTSPLYVYRSTFAEDIHLSETNEEIYGVLSFVFWTITLVPLFKYVFIVLRANDNGEGGTFALYSLLCRHARVSSLPNCQLADEELSEYTKDGIESNKRNIGWRLKLTLEKYRVLQRLLLVLALIGTCMVIGDGVLTPTISVFSAVSGMQFPFPKEQHRYVEVPVACIILVFLFALQHYGTHRVGFLFAPIVITWLFCISAIGVYNIFCWNPYVYQALSPYYMYKFLKKTQSKGWMSLGGILLCITGSEAMFADLGHFSQLSIKIAFTCIVYPSLILAYMGQAAYISKNHDIAKVHPIGFYVSVPDKIRWPVLVIAILAAVVGSQAIITGTFSIIKQCSALGCFPRVKLVHTSSKKHGQIYNPEINWTLMLLCLAVTIGFRDTKRMGNAAGLAIITGMLVTTCLMSLVIVLCWNRSIFLAISFIFFFGSIEALYFSASLIKFLEGAWVPIALSFIFLIVMYVWHYGTLKKYEFDVQSKVSINWLLGLGPGLGIVRVKGIGLIHTELVSGIPAIFSHFVTNLPAFHQVVVFLCIKSVPVPHVRPDERFLVGRVGPKEYRLYRCIARYGYRDIQKDDNEFEKDLVCSIAEFIRSERPAVCVVGTEDTENGEKLTVVGTSSSNVEGIRLCEDDGSISEMVGASELREIKPPEMPRKRVRFVVPESPQIDMDARQELRELMEAREAGLAFIMGHSYVRAKKGSSLMKKIVINFGYDFLRRNFREPTFSLSIPYASTLEVGMIYYV, translated from the exons ATGGATCTTGAAGGTGTAATCCGTAGTCATCCAACCAAG AAAGATTCATGGAAGACAGTGTTAACATTGGCTTATCAGAGCTTAGGTGTTGTCTATGGAGATTTAAGCACTTCTCCTTTATATGTGTACAGAAGTACTTTTGCTGAGGATATTCACCTTTCAGAAACTAATGAGGAAATATATGgtgttttgtcttttgtgttcTGGACAATTACACTTGTGCCACTATTCAAGTATGTGTTTATCGTGCTTAGAGCTAATGATAATGGTGAAGGTGGGACTTTTGCTTTGTACTCATTGCTATGCCGGCATGCCCGAGTCAGCTCATTGCCCAATTGCCAGCTTGCCGATGAGGAGCTATCTGAGTACACCAAAGATGGGATTGAGTCCAATAAGAGGAATATTGGGTGGAGATTGAAGTTGACATTGGAGAAGTACAGAGTGTTGCAAAGGTTACTGCTTGTTCTGGCTTTGATTGGGACTTGTATGGTTATTGGGGATGGGGTGCTTACACCAACAATTTCTG TTTTTTCTGCTGTGTCGGGGATGCAGTTTCCCTTTCCAAAAGAGCAGCACAGAT ATGTTGAAGTCCCAGTTGCTTGTATAATACTGGTCTTCTTGTTTGCTCTCCAGCATTATGGGACCCATCGGGTAGGGTTCCTTTTTGCACCTATCGTGATTACATGGCTTTTTTGCATCAGTGCTATTGGTGTTTATAACATCTTCTGTTGGAATCCATATGTTTATCAAGCACTCTCTCCGTACTACATGTACAAGTTTTTGAAGAAGACACAAAGCAAAGGTTGGATGTCCTTGGGTGGAATACTCTTGTGTATAACAG GCTCAGAAGCTATGTTTGCTGATCTTGGACACTTTTCACAGTTGTCAATTAAG ATTGCTTTTACCTGTATTGTTTACCCTTCCTTAATCCTAGCATACATGGGACAAGCTGCTTATATTTCTAAGAATCATGATATTGCAAAAGTGCACCCAATTGGATTCTATGTCTCTGTACCTG ATAAAATAAGATGGCCAGTTCTGGTCATAGCCATACTTGCAGCAGTGGTGGGAAGCCAAGCCATCATCACTGGAACTTTCTCCATAATCAAACAGTGTTCTGCTTTGGGTTGCTTTCCAAGGGTCAAACTTGTCCACACATCATCTAAGAAGCATGGACAAATATATAATCCAGAGATCAATTGGACATTAATGCTGTTATGCTTGGCTGTTACCATTGGTTTCAGGGACACTAAACGCATGGGAAATGCAGCAG GTTTGGCAATTATAACTGGCATGCTTGTAACCACCTGTCTAATGTCTCTAGTTATAGTCCTATGCTGGAACAGGAGTATCTTCCTTGCCATTAGCTTTATATTCTTCTTTGGCTCCATTGAAGCACTCTACTTCTCAGCATCGCTCATCAAGTTCCTTGAAGGAGCTTGGGTGCCCATTGCCCTCTCATTTATCTTTCTAATTGTTATGTATGTTTGGCATTATGGCACACTCAAGAAATATGAGTTTGATGTTCAAAGCAAGGTATCCATTAACTGGCTCCTCGGTCTGGGTCCTGGTCTTGGAATTGTGCGGGTTAAGGGGATTGGTCTAATTCATACTGAGCTTGTTTCTGGGATCCCAGCTATTTTCTCTCACTTTGTCACCAATCTCCCAGCTTTCCACCAGGTTGTAGTCTTTCTCTGCATCAAATCTGTCCCAGTGCCACATGTTAGGCCTGATGAAAGGTTCTTGGTGGGAAGGGTTGGCCCAAAGGAGTACCGGCTCTATAGATGCATAGCACGCTATGGATATCGTGATATTCAAAAGGATGACAATGAGTTTGAAAAGGATCTTGTTTGTAGTATTGCTGAATTTATTCGGTCAGAGAGACCAGCTGTATGTGTTGTGGGAACGGAAGATACAGAGAATGGTGAAAAGTTGACAGTTGTTGGGACTTCATCATCAAATGTAGAAGGTATTAGATTGTGTGAAGATGATGGAAGCATTTCAGAAATGGTAGGTGCTTCTGAGTTGAGGGAGATTAAGCCCCCGGAAATGCCTAGGAAGAGAGTGAGGTTTGTTGTGCCAGAAAGCCCACAGATTGATATGGATGCAAGGCAGGAGTTGAGGGAACTGATGGAAGCAAGAGAGGCAGGATTGGCATTCATAATGGGGCACTCATATGTAAGAGCAAAGAAAGGATCTAGTTTGATGAAGaaaattgtgattaattttggttATGATTTCTTGAGGAGAAACTTTAGGGAGCCAACTTTTTCTTTGAGCATTCCTTATGCATCTACTCTAGAGGTAGGGATGATCTACTATGTTTAA
- the LOC142641444 gene encoding uncharacterized protein LOC142641444 codes for MKSNWVPLALIFVVLFGGFSSVSATPPAKIVSGVVSNVVSALVKWLWSLKSTTTTKTADTSSRSMMKFEGGYTVETVFDGSKLGIEPYSLEVSPTGELLVLDSENSNIYRISTPLSRYSRPKLVAGSPEGYSGHVDGKLREARMNHPKGLTIDDRGNIYIADTLNMAIRKISDSGVTTIAGGKWGRGGGHVDGPSEDAKFSNDFDLVYIGSSCSLLVIDRGNQAIREIQLNDDDCSYDYDGSFHLGIAVLVAAAFFGYMLALLQQRVRAMFSSKDDPRTTIKKVAVAPVAPYQRPPKAVRPPLIPNEDEPERQEEGFFGSLGKLVLNTGSTVAEIFGGLFSGSRRKSVHYHQQYQQLNKHPNSWPMQESFVIPDEDEPPPIETRNPTPKRTYPFMTKDMEKSHRIKQSQPYYNGWDGDYRQVQQQQQHIQQQPQQQQQHHHRHFSSSPQTYYEKSCETNEIVFGAVQEQDGRCEAVVIKAVDYGDPSYNHYNIRPRINYMGYSQAY; via the exons atgAAGAGTAATTGGGTTCCTTTGGCTCTCATTTTTGTGGttctttttggtgggttttctTCAGTTTCAGCCACGCCACCTGCAA AAATTGTAAGTGGGGTTGTCTCCAATGTGGTCTCTGCGCTTGTTAAGTGGCTGTGGTCACTgaaatccaccaccaccacaaagaCAG CTGATACTTCTAGCCGTTCTATGATGAAATTTGAGGGTGGATATACGGTGGAGACAGTATTTGATGGAAGTAAGCTTGGAATTGAACCATACTCACTTGAGGTGTCTCCAACTGGGGAGCTTCTTGTATTGGATTCTGAAAACAGTAATATTTACAGGATCTCAACACCATTGTCTCGTT ATAGCCGGCCCAAGCTGGTTGCTGGTTCACCCGAAGGGTATTCTGGGCATGTAGATGGGAAGCTGAGAGAGGCAAGAATGAACCACCCAAAAGGGCTTACAATAGATGATAGAGGAAACATTTACATTGCAGACACATTGAATATGGCTATCAGGAAGATAAGTGACTCAG GGGTTACAACTATTGCAGGTGGAAAATGGGGTCGAGGAGGAGGTCATGTAGATGGTCCAAGTGAAGATGCAAAGTTTTCAAACGATTTTGATCTGGTTTATATTGGAAGTAGCTGCTCTCTTTTGGTTATAGACAGAGGAAACCAGGCAATTCGAGAAATCCAACTTAATGATGACGACTGTTCTTACGACTATGATGGTAGTTTCCACCTAG GGATAGCAGTGCTTGTTGCAGCTGCATTTTTTGGCTACATGCTAGCATTGCTGCAGCAAAGGGTGCGAGCAATGTTTTCTTCCAAAGAT GATCCAAGAACTACTATTAAGAAAGTTGCAGTTGCACCAGTGGCTCCATATCAGAGGCCTCCGAAAGCAGTCAGGCCCCCCTTGATTCCAAATGAAGATGAACCCGAGAGACAAGAAGAGGGATTCTTTGGTTCACTTGGGAAGCTTGTCCTCAACACCGGTTCAACTGTAGCTGAAATATTTGGGGGACTATTTTCAGGCTCTAGAAGAAAGTCTGTCCACTATCATCAGCAGTACCAACAACTGAACAAACATCCAAATTCATGGCCCATGCAAGAGAGCTTTGTGATCCCAGATGAGGATGAACCACCACCAATAGAAACCAGAAACCCAACACCCAAAAGGACCTACCCTTTCATGACCAAAGATATGGAGAAGAGCCACCGTATCAAGCAAAGTCAGCCTTACTATAACGGATGGGATGGTGATTATCGCCAAGTtcaacaacagcagcagcatATTCAGCAACAaccgcaacaacaacaacagcatcATCACAGGCACTTCTCATCCAGCCCTCAAACTTACTATGAGAAGAGCTGTGAAACAAATGAAATAGTCTTCGGAGCAGTTCAAGAACAGGATGGACGTTGTGAAGCAGTGGTAATAAAGGCTGTTGATTATGGAGATCCTAGCTATAATCACTACAATATTCGGCCTCGAATCAATTACATGGGTTATTCTCAGGCCTATTGA